AAGAACAACGATTGctcgctctcgttctcctgcGAGAATACACGACTTCCATTGTATAGTTCGTCACCCACACGGTTTGGGCTCGTCTCCTCGACCCTCGAAATCTCGGTTCTCCAAATAGAACCGGGATCCTCTGTTCTCGTTCACCTGTAACACGCGATGTTCTCTCCCGTTGGAAGCTGAAGTTTCGTTCTGGCTTGTGTGAGCACGTCTCGATCGTCTTCAACCTGCTCGCCTTTTCGCAGACCTGGATGGCCTCATGGCCGCCTCGTACCAACCTGGCGACGTGGAGAAGGACTGGTACGCATGGTGGGAGCAGGAGAACTTTTTCTCGCCAacgagtctctctcttcaccagCGTCAAGTCTACTCCGGTTCCTTGCCGGTCCCAGTTTCGTCGGAGCTTGCAGCGacgacgaaaaaggaaaatcAGTTCGTCATGGTCATTCCGCCGCCCAACGTCACCGGCTCTCTTCACATCGGCCACACCCTCACGGTGGCAATTGAAGACTCGCTTGCCAGATGGTACCGAAACGTCTGACGTGGGGTCTCTTGCACTCTGTCATTCTGGAGCGTCTCTAGGAGCAGCACTGGCAACTCTATCTATGGACGCGTCGTCCACAGTAAAGATGTGTTCGGGACACTCTTAAGTCTTTTCCGTGTGAAACAATACAGGTATTCCTCTTAATTAAGCGTCTGGGTTTTACGCTGTCCGACTCTTACGTCTTCAAAAGCGAATGCTCACTGTGGAAGCTCGCGTCGAACTCGAAGACTGAGAAGTGATGCAGACGACGGAGTGCCGCCTTCTTGCCACAGAGGATCGAGCACTGGTTCTCGACATGTGGACTTCAAAGCCTGTAAAACTACCGCTGTGCTACTGATAGCCATCAATCGATGTTCTCCATCTTTCCGAGGGCTCAACGGAAAGAACCACGCGAGGCCCATCTGCCGggggagacagccgagaatCAGACAGAATCGCCAGTGAAGCATCGGGGAACGAGTTACAAGAACGACGAAAGAGGGTTTCTGACGTCAATGCGTCGACTCTCAATTCCTTCTAGATTGCGGCTTGGAAGCTGGGTTTCCTagcgcctcttcttccttccgaGCCTGTCGGTCCTCCGTCGCCAACCCGTCATTGGTGGTTTCTTTTGATGACGTTTGCAGGAACCGCATGAATGGAAAAATTGTCCTTTGGGTCCCCGGCGCAGACCACGCAGGTACGGCCGAGAGCGAGCGCAGCGCCTGACGCACAGGCGCCAAACGATGTCACCtggttgcatgcagcctcCCTAAATGTCCCTGACCCGATCGTTTTTTCATTGCAGCCCTGTGGGTGCTAAGTTGATCTCTGTTCTAAATAGAACTTTTTGTATCGAAAATACATCTGTGCTCCACGATAGTTTCTGCCTTGAATAGAGCTTTGTTTGTGCTCAGCAGATCTCTGTTCTGGTCAAGTGTTTGTGAACTCTCAACTTTCTTTGAGAGCAATTAAAGTGAGTAGAGGCTTGTTGCTGTCTTCATGATGCGTGGGGCGCCCGCAGGCATTGCCACGCAGAGTGTGGTGGAGAGGGCCTTGTTGAAGGAGGGTGCGCCTTCTCGCCACGAGCTGGGGAGAGAGGCGTTTCTCCGAAAGGTCTGGGACTGGAAGCGACGGTATGGGGACACGATCTGCGATCAGTTGAggtgagaaagaaaagacaaggcGTAGACGCGGGGGATCTGCCCCCTCTTTTGCCGACTGAGTCTCTTCCCTGTCACACATTTCATCCGTCGCAAGGCTTCTGAATAGGATGCTGGGGCCCAAGGCCTCGGTCCCACGATGTACGGGTGTCGAGAAGTTTGAAGACAAGGCGAAGCTGTCCGTTTTCGTTATTGCGCCCTTGAGTTTGTggcctctcctctgtttcgtttctcgctcacgtttccgtttctttttcctcgctgcAAGAGCCTTTCGACAGGTcactgtttttcttgtttcgcgTCTTGATCCACACCAGCTCAGATCAGTCCAATTCACTCGTGGTACCCGAAAACGGGGGATCGCGTCAGGTGCTGAAAAACGCTTTCCGAACGCCCAACAGAGATTCGTACAAAGCCGTCGCTTTTTTCCCGCTGAAAGGCGACTCAGTAGGTGAAGCCACTTCTATGCTTGTCTTGTCTGGTCTCCGTAGGTACCTCTGCGGGTGCGCGAATCTTTCCGTGTCCCTTCTCACATCTTTTGTGCCGGGGTTTCGTACCCTCACTTGCGCTGCAAAGGAAAAACCGTTCTCGTCAGTAGGCTTCTGTGTCCGGCTTCTGTTCGTCTTCAGACGCGTAGGCAGCAGTGTCTCCTGGCCGCATTTCTCCTTCACTCTGGACGAAAAACTGTCTCGCGCTGTTGTCGAGGCCTTCGTCCGCATGTACGACGCGGGGTTGATctacagagaagagaggtgcGCGTCTATCATAACCGACTCCCAGCTCAACTGCACAGAGGGGTGTAGTCAGTTTTTGCACCGCGACATCGGCGGAGTCAGACGCAactcgaagaaaaggaggtcTGGGAGGTTCCCGCAGGGTTAAGCGGAAGACAGGAAGTGACCGAAAACAGGACCTGAGAGAAGCTGTTGCAAAGCGAGGGGGTGGGAGAAAGTCGTAGTGTGTGAGAGACGATCATTTCCATTTTGCGTTGTCACTTGGAGCAGTCGCAGCAACTATATCGTGTCCTTCAAcaccgacagcgagagggaggATGCGGGGTTTTGCCGTTTCTCTTCAGGCTCGTCTCTTGGTCGCCCTATTTGAAGACAGCAATTAGCGATGTTGAGGTAGACGTCGAAGAGATCGACAAACCGAAGAAAGTCACCATTCCCGGTAAGGCGTTCCTCTCAAGATGCAGTTCTTGCTCTCGCCACGTgtgtccgtttctctctttcgtctgcagACCATGCTGCAGATTCCGTGTTTAGGGTGTTTTCCCCGCGCTAGGCAACTTGCCGCCGTCGTGCGTGTGTTTTTTATCCACCGTGTGTTGCCTGTTGATCTACTCTTGAGTCTTCTCGCTCTACGCACCTCTGAATGGACATGTATGCAGATATTCCTGTGATATGTCCTTGAGATCTGTCACTGCGTTTCTAGGTTTGTGCATTTCAGCCTGTGTATTCCACAGAATAGCCCATTTATGTCCTTTATCTTTTCTCAACTGTGTGGAGCTGCGGTGATGGATTGGAATCCCCGTTGTCTCTTTTGTCCTGTGCATGGGCTCTCCCTTCTTGTTGCTCAGGATTCGAGTACCCCGTTGAAGTTGGCTACTTGTGGCATTTCTCCTACGAAGTCGAAGGCGGCGGCCGCCTCGAGGTGGCCACCACGCGTATTGAAACGATGCTAGGAGACGTCGCCGTGGCCGTTAATCCCACGGATGAGCGCTACTCGGTAAGCGGAAAGCGGAGAGGCAATTGTTTGTGTTCTTTTCAAGCCTTTTTTGCTTGTGCCTTGCCTGTCTTTTTCGTGTCACCGGGAGAGAACTTATATCTTTCATTCTGTCTTGCTGCTTTTCTACCGCCCTTTGACTTGCGGAGGCgcgctctctcctgtttccccAGTTTACCCTTCTTCCACCGTTGTCTAGCACGAGTCCTTACCGTGGCGTTTCTCACAGTAAATGTCTCGGAGAGCTCGCTGGGGAGTCTTGGCGAAGACCCCAAAACGATGCTAAGCAACTTTTTCTCCCACAACTTGCCTGtgccttctttttttcctggtCGTCTCTTCCCCTTTGACCGCCCCTTGGATTTTTTGCCAAACGCAGTGCATCTGTTTCAAGATTGAAATCGggtgttcttctcttccatgCAGTGGAAGATCTTGTTTTCCTGCTTTGAATGTCTCTCATTTCTacttctgctctcttgcaTGCTTGACCCGTCTGACGCCCGTAGCTCTTACGAGGTCCGAGCTGGCCGCTTTCCTGTCGCTGTATTTATCCTCGCCTTCAGCGCCGGCGTTAcgtgcctctctgtcttcgcagAACCTGGTTGGCAAGCGCCTCATCCATCCGTTCTTCCGAGAGCGCGAGATGCGCGTCGTCGCAGATGATCACGTGGTTTCCACTTTCGGAACAGGAGCTGTGAAAATCACTCCTGCGCATGATAAGAACGATTACGCGATCGCCAAGCGACACAGTAGGTGCCGGGACGGGTGGGGGAACGTTTTTGCGCGCGGAGAATGCTGCAGGAAGAGGTAACGAAGGCGCGTTGCGTTGCCTACACCGTAATCCCTGAATGCATACAGAGCCGAGGTGGAATTTTGGAGACGGACGTCGATCATGGAtgaaagagacacgaatcCGAATGCCTGCATAAAAGCCGATCAAGAGGGTTCACTGTTGTGATCgtaggagagagacacgttAGGTCTGGGGGGAAATATCGGGTGCCATATACACCACTCTGGAGTCtttatgtgcatgcatgtaaaCCGTTGGTCGCGGACGCGGAGGCCGTATGCGGCAATGTGAGGGGACCCTGAAAGGGGGAAAGCTGTTTCTCGATGTTATGGGCGTGTCCGCCGTTTCACGATGGCCAAAAAGGGGCGCAGGAGAGCGCTGCTAGAGATGCAACAAAACAACTGTAGGAAGGGGCGGGAACCCCAACAACTCAGGAAagttgtttctttttcaggaACCAAACCGACTGCGTTTGTCTTATTTTCGGTTTGCTTCTGCATGCCTTTTCGTGCAGACTTACCGTGCATTTCCATCTTCACATTGGACGGAAAGATCGGCCCGGAAGGCGGTCCGTTCGCAGGGCAACATCGATTCGAGTGTCGATTCAAAATTCAGCAGGCACTCAAAGATCTGGTAGGTTTCTGCTTCCCCgtttttgtcttctccgcACCGCGTCGAAAACATTTCCTCGCCACCAACTCGCTGTAGGGGTTTTCCTCTTGGATGATCAGAACTAAACCGCTGCGACTAGAAATAGAAGAattcagaaaaaaaacactTCTAGGTAAAGGCACTGACTGTCCCATGTAGCGTGCTTGTTCTTGTCTATACATAAGTATACATGTGTGTCTGAGTAAGGCTGCCGTAACAGAAGAAAGTACCCACGCACATACATACGCATGGATATATGTCTATGTGTATACGTGCTATTACATGCACATGcctgtatgcatatgtgtcCTTGTTGGTGTAACACTGTTGAGACGTGGCGTGCCAGAAGTAGCGAGCGACGTATCGAATGGCGTGAAGGCTACGCTGCCCGCTGCGTCTGGGTTTCTGGGACGTTCTTGGTTTTTTTTCGTGCTCTTCTGAACCAGGGCTTGCTGGGAGAGAAGGTGCCCAACACACACGCCATGCAGTTGCCGCGGTGCAGCCGAAGCGGAGACATCATCGAGTACATGCTGATTCCCCAGTGGTGGTGCTCGTGCAAGGACATGGCCGATCGCTCGGTTAAGGCCGTCCGCAACGGCGACCTAAAAATCGTGCCGGCGTTCCACGAAGATGTTTGGTACCACTGGCTGGAAAACATCAAGGACTGGTATGTGCGCCGAGACacctgcagaaaaacaggagCAGTCGACGAGAGCGcggggaagagacacggagagaaggcgtgAAATCTTGGGGTGAAAGAAGGATAGAAAAAAAAGTAGAACcgggagagaaagtggaggagagataaGATAGACGgtgggagagagacgggcaATGAGGTGGGGGGAAACTGGTAGAGACGGTGGTagagtggagaggagagaaattAGGAGAGAGTGCGGACACGggtttgctttctctgctcgtttTGTTAAAAGCCGCGGAGTTAGTGCCGGATGTCTTTGATGTACGAAGAAGTACCCCTGCCGTGGATCTTTTTGGGGACAATACCAAATGGCACACCGAAAGCATACAAGGCCCTCAGGAACTGCTAGCTTTTGACAGCTTTCTTTTTCGGTTTCCATCTGGGCTTTCCGGCTACAGTCGATGGAGTTGTGCCAactttcttcccctctgtttcttccacGCCAGCACTCTcggcttttccttctcgcttctacAGGTGCATCTCGCGACAGCTGTGGTGGGGCCACAGAATTCCAGCATACCGGGTCACGAAGCCGGAGCAGCAGGAGGAGACTTGGGTGGTAGGTCGTTCACACCAGGAGGCTttggagagagcaggagcgaAGTTGGGGATCCAGGCCCTCTCTACAATTTCTCTGGAGCAAGACGAAGATGTCCTCGACACCTGGTTCTCCTCCggcctcttccccttcagGTTAGAGAAGGCGTTACGGAGCaccacagaagagaagctgtcTCAGACCACGTAACCTCCGCGCGCGTCTTCCTGGGAggcctttctcgttttctggtGGAGGGATTCTCCTATGTTCTCGAAGACGGGGCAACTGGAAAGACCACCCCGCGATGGGGAATTCGTAGTTTCACTGACGGGATGGAGACCCGTCGTTTTCAGAGTCGGAAcgacgcgtgcatgcaatgACACGAGGGTATCAGAACGAACAGTCATGGCGTGTATGCCTCCACAGATGAGAAGCCAAAACGTACATTCCCATGTAGACTTACCCGTAACAACCGACGGATCGACGTCTGAGGAGCAGCGTGAGACACTGCACACAGCGCGTCACACGCAGAGTCGCGCACGCGTTTAAATGCGGTTCGCCAGGACAGGGGAGTGAACATCAAGGACGGTGGCGGTTTTGAAACGTGTTGGGAGGACAGCCGTGGAAGCTGAGAGGATCCACATGCAAACAGAACATGCCTTGTTGCGGGTATTGCGCTCAGCGTTTTCGGGTGGCCTGACAACACCGAGGACATTCAGGCGTTCTTCCCTACGTCCTTGCTGGAAACAGGTACCTTGTCTGTGCATGCTCGGGAGCTCTTCGCATGGGGAGACACGCTTCTGTGCATGTGGATCGTCGGCTCATGTTTGAGGCCGTGGCAAGTCTCCTTCATGTCTCGCCCGATAGGGGTTATCGTTCAttggagaaaaggagcaaATGCAGTCTACATGTTTGCGGCTTCCTTCTGTTGGAAGCCTTCTTTGCCAGCCATGCGTGCCAGCAATGCCGGCATTGAGATGTTCTAAAAGTCCAGCGCGTCGTCAGGGTTCCATgtcgtctcgttttttttggTGGACACGCTATGGCTGGAAAGCTCGTGTCGGCTCAGACAGCGCTGGCTCTCGCATCCTTTGTTGCTGTGCATGTTTCCTGCAGGCCACGACATTCTGTTCTTCTGGGTGGCCCGAATGGTGATGATGTCTCTCCAGCTGACGGACAAACTGCCTTTCGACACCGTTTTCCTGCACGCCATGGTGCGCGACGCGCACGGGCAGAAAATGAGCAAGAGCAAGGGAAACGTGATCGATCCTCTCGAGGTGATTTCCGGGATTTCACTGCAAGATCTCCAGGCGAAGCTGCACAAGGGCAACCTCCCGGAGAAGGAAATCAAACGCGCAGAAGAAGTGCTGAAGAAAGAGTTCCCCAAGGGCATAGAAGCCTGTGGCTGCGACGCGCTCCGCCTCGGCCTTCTGGCCTACACGCGCCAAGGGCGAAATGTGAATCTCGACCTCAACCGTGTGGTGGGCTACCGCCACTTCTGCAACAAACTCTGGAACGCCACCAAATTCGCCATGGACAAGTTCGAGGCCGCCTCCCAGCTTCTCGAGTGCGGCACAGAGGGCGCGGTGAATGGCCATGAGGTTAAGCCGTTCCGCCCCGGAGGCATATTCATGGGTGGTGTCGGGATCAGCAGAGGCGCGCAGGAACTCACAGGCTGCACCGGCGTCAAGTACGACCAACTCGAGTGGGTCGACCGGTGGATCTTGCACCGCCTGTCTGTCACATGCGCCGAGGTAAGACTGCCAGTTTGGAATGCCATCTGGAAGCCGAGTTCGGGCTGTAGCCCACGGAAACGCATTGGATCCGAAGGGAGGACGTATGTCAGAGGCCAACAGCGGTCGTAGTAAGGAGACACAAGACGAACCCAAACGTCCAAGCAGTACGTTCATCCAGGTGCTGAACAGGTGTGAGCCCAACATGAAGTTGTGAACTCCGTCGTCTCAAAGCTCACCTAACGGGGGTGGTGTTTGGGATTCTTTGTCACAGGATGACTTGCCCGAGGCTGCATGGGTAAATAACGAGAAAAGGATTCGCCGTGTCTGTGTCAGACAAATGAAGGGTTACCACGAAACATGGACAGGCTACCTGGCCACGCGCCGGGACACCGAACTGCTTCGATGGAGACACACGCTCTATTTGGGCATGCCGCCAGAGAATGTTGAGGGGTTCAGACGGACAGAATGAGGTCGACAACGGAAGAGGGGCACATGAGTGccaagagggagaggacgcaTTGTTCAGGCAAATGTGCGCGTGCCGACGGTGAATGCTTGCATAGTGCTTCTTTGTATCTGGGGTTTGTTGCGTGGTGATGTCATGCAAGGAAGGGTCTACGGCAGCACCTGGTTCTGTTGTAGGTTTATCTCGCATTGTCACAGGTCAAGAAGGCGTTCGAGGAGTATGCCTTCTCTGAGGTTGTGACAGCGATTTTCAACTTCTTCCTGTACGACTTCTGCGACTACTACCTTGAGCTCTCGAAACAACGGCTCACGGTCCGTTCCGTAGAGCAAAAGACAGCTGACACAACTGGGTCTTCCTCCCGCTACATCCGCTCTTTGTGCGCACTGGAGGTGCTCCACGTCTGCCTCGACCGCggcctccgtcttcttcacccCCTCTGTCCCTTCATCACGGAAGAGCTTTTCCAGCGTCTGCCAGGATATGAAACAAAGCCGACGAGCATTTGCATTGCCGATTATCCTCAGCCGATTATGCAGTGGACTGACTACAAGCTTGATGTAAGCCAGCGAATATGCACCTAACAGGTGGACAAGGGTTTATAGCTCAGTGAACCGCATGCAATATACTTTGTTCAAGCCTCCTTCGTACGCTGGCATAAGACCTGACAGCTTGCGCGGGAGATTCCCGTCTAGAATATGTAGCTGATTaaagaggggaaaaagcGATAGTGATTACTTTTTTGTGATACGtcattttccttctcgtcgaaAGGACCGTGAACGAAATCGCGTGAAGAGCATGAGAGTGTGTGCGATAGAGTTTGGCTAGTGCATACAAATGACTATTCACGCAACGTCAGGGTGGCGATTTGCCTTTAGGTGACATGAATACGCTAGACACTCGTGGTGGCTGCGTTTGACTCGGTTGCCGACGTTAATTCAGAATGAGGGGCGTCTCTTGAAATCAACTGTGACGAAACCGTAGCCTGAAACGAATTCATTGCCATAAAGGGATCGGCATAGAGAACTCGACTTAAGCAGAGTTTTGTGTGTCGCGCTTTCAGGATGAGATGGAGCTCTTCAAGAGTGTCGTTTCTCATTTCCGTTCCCTCATTGCCGCCTTGGATATTCCCCCGAAGATCAAGCCCGTTGGTTACGTTATGATCACGGACGTTGCTCAGAAATACAACGAAAAcgcctcctctgcgtctttgcgTTCGTTCATCTCCGCAAGAGAGGGTGATCTTGCAGCCATGGCAAAAATGTCGAAGGTAAGGTATTTACGCTTCCACACAGGACACGCTTACACCAGTCGAGAGCGAACGCAGGATTAGGTAGCACGAGGAAAATGCGTGTGGTACCCGAAGGCAAAGTGGGACGATGAAGCAGGCTTGCACGTTGTATACGTTTTACGTCTTTTCACTTAGAGCATGGCTGCGTTTTGTGTGGGAACCACTGGCGCATTTCGTATCTACTTCCATTTTACCGTTTGCCCAGACCTCACTCAAATCAAGAAACAGACGATGGTCGAGCCGAACTGGCTGTGAACGCCGTCCGACAAGTTCCAGATTTCTTTTGTCTTGAATAGGTGAACGCGTCCTTTGCTCGTTTCATGTGCTCTGTTATGGTCTCTCAGATTTCCGTGCGGGCGCCAGATCAAAATGCTCCGGACTGCTGCGTGAGCGATGTCGTATGCGGCTCTGTGTCAATTTTCCTTTCCGTTGAGGACGGGGTAAATCTGGCGcagacactggagaagatgaacaagaagaaagcgaatcTCGAGAAAATGGTAGGCGACAGTTAGGTCTCAACATgcatctctctgcatgcagagtcgTACCAAATAATGCTTGTCTGGCAGGTGGTACAGCGTACTGAATGCCAACGCAATCTGGACGTGGAAAGTGGCCCGTCCTGGTCTGCTCTTAAAACTTGAATGTGAGGATGGAAAGAGGCGTGTCATGTCAATCTTCTCATCCTTCCTCTATCAGACGTCTTTTGTATGCCAACAAGATCGATTGCCGTCCGTCAGTGTCTTCATTATGTTTTAGTGATTCACGTGTGTATGGACAGGGGAAAGGAGGTACCAGTTCGTTTGAGCTTtttggagacagaagggatCATCCCTTAGGAGCACACGGTGTTGTCTATAGAGGAAACCGGGGACTTAACTGCGTGCGACCGTACTGCGGCCACGTGGATGTTTGCTTGGTGATGCTACACTGTCACCGCGTACACTAGTGTGATCGTTTCTAGTATCGTCAGAGTGTGAGCTTCTTTGAGGTTCCAAGACGTGACAGTTCTTTGGTGTCCTGCGATGTCTGTGTGACACCGCCTTTTGATCGCTTCAAGGTGTCTCCATGTGCGCGGGCAATCCGTACACACGCAGTGTTAAAGTTGCAAAGCAATCGTGAGGTATACTTGGTGTGCTTGTGTTTTTCCCGATGTGTATCCTTGCAGATCCAGGGAtatgagaagaaagaggcgatGCCCGCGTACGAAGAGAAGGTGCCAGCAGATGTACGGGAACAGAACGCTGTGAGGAAGGGCGAGTTGCAGGAGGAGCTGAAGATGCTTCTTCAAGCTGTCGAGAACATGAAACGGCTTGCCGGCCAGTAGAAGCGAATCTAGAGAACCGTTTTCTTGCCTCGTCCGTGGAGTCCCGTCCTTGCTGATTTTGGCGGCCTAGCGTAAACCAGGGCACGCCACCTACCGGTTTTACGTTTCGTCTGCAGTTTGTCTCACAACAGTGAACTGGGAGTGAAAGGCATAGCACGGTTCCCGTTGACTATCACCGAGGCCTGTGAACGAGCACCCGCGCTTATTCCCACTCCTGCTTGCATTCAGGGTGTGATGTTAGACCGCACAATCGAAATGACCTGTTTCATTTGCATCGAACCGCCATTCCGTCTGTTCGCTTGTTGCAGTCGGTTTCAGAAGGCGGATAGAGGATTGCCACCGATGGCCTTTCCCCGACACCTCAGTCGCATTGTGTTGAATCAGCCATGAAATGAAAGGGCCCGTGGCTATGAGAGGTGCAACATGTCACAAAGGGAAACCTACCGGTGAATGCGTCATCTTGGCGCATCCCATCCAGTGGTTCAGCCGCCCAGGGCACCTTTGCCTCTTTATCCGTTTTTTTGCTATCGCGAAACAAGCTGCCGAAGAGAGATGTATTACGCTTTGTATGCCGCGCTGGCGATCTCGTGCAACGACTGACATGTGGCCAGTCCTCGTGCGACACCCTCGAACACAAGAGACTGTGGCCGTTTGAAAGGAAGACACAAATCATCGAACACCACAGTGGACACAGGGCTGGAACTGTGGCAGGGTATGCGTTTTTAGAAATCTTTGTCAGGGTGAAAAAACCGCAAATGGATGATTTCTGCAGCTACTCATTTTCATCGGCTTTTTTGACTACATGTGTGGACAAGCGTGTCCCACAATGGTAgctagagagagaaatgcacaTGTATCCGACATGAGTTAACTTGGGACATAAGCAGGTTTTTGACTTGCGATGCTGCACTGGTTGATATATGCTCATTTTGAAGTGTAGAGAATTCGACGCAACTGCCGTCGCACACGTACAAATTCCAAGGAGACGTGATTTGTCTCGAGCATGCCTTTTTCCGACTTCAAGAACGTTCCAGAATTCACGAGTGGTTCTCCCGCGTCGCACTGTCCATACGTGACATATTTTTGATACGGTTTAGGGACGAATTCACAACAATGCAACGACACCAGTTATCCCAAACAGGATAGCATATTTCGACACACAGTCGCATGCAAAGCTTGGTAGCTCAGCTTATTGAAGGACATCTGCTAGCCAGCGCAGCTGCACATGATCTAGAAGCTGGTCACTTGTGGACCTAATCCGCTGTCTGGACCGCGATTCCCGTGTGCACATCAAGTTTCGACTCTAGGCCCGCTGATATCGCCGTGTGTATCTTAATTGCAAGGTATAGCCGTCTGTTTTAAGCGACCATGGTGGTGCATTTACTTGAAACCATCCCTGACTTCCACGTGTTTTTTCGCGGCACGCAGCGTACAAACAGACGGTGCGGCGTTTCCGCCCATTCAGCAGATGAACATACtatccgtttcttctcttcaacCAGCCACTGAGCCCACACCAGTAAACCTTTTCTCAGGAAAAGAATTGGTAGTGGATGTTTAGTCTCTCAACATGCGGTTGTCTATCGAGAAAATTTCATGGCTCGCTGGTTGGGGGAGGCTTTCTATTTTTAgttgtgttttttttgaACCCGGTGTTTGTCCAGGTGTGTGCAAAGCCACCTTGTAGAACTATGCACTCCAGTTGTCTAAAGTCCCGAGGGAGTGGTGCATTGGAGAAAGTGTTAGGCAGCGATCCTCAGCTCTGGCAGTGCGTTTCTGGATTACCTCGACCGAGGCTTTGCGTTGCCTTGGAATAACATACCGGCTTCCACCGCCCACATCCTGCCAGCGTGCTTAGCTTTGCTTGTTCGTGTGTCAGATTCCCTCTCGGTTTTGTTATCCGCATTCATGCTATGGTTTTGACGCGGTGCCTAAAATGGAACCTTCTGATTGTGCATCGTTTCCAGCTCCTAACAAAGTACCAGCCGTGTCGACGACGGTAGATACGGCACCTTTGCCAACACATCAGTATCCCGCTTCCCTACCTCCGCTTCACATTCTGACCGTCACCACACATCGCAGTGGTTATTTCACAGCGCTAGTCTACAGCAGCACTCTGCTTGGAGCCAATATCCAGGTGTTCGGATGGGGGCAAAAATGGCGAGGCTTTGGAACAAAAATAATGGCTATGGCCGACTTCGCCAGGTTGCGCGACCCGGGGGAGATTGTGATGCTCGTAGATGGATTTGACACTGTCTTGCTGCAGCCAAAGGAAGCAATTGCACGGAAGTTTCTGGAGTTCGGGAACCGCATCGTGGTCACAGGCGAAGCAACGTCACACCGATGGGGTGTTCTCAAGCATCTGTTTCGAATGTACCATGACTGTATTTTCCGAGCTAACACAGACATGAAGTGGCCCAAACCGCTTCCGTACGCGAGCCCAAATCTCCGTCTAACACTTGTCAACACGGGTAAGCCACTATGCTCTTTCGCAATGAGCGTGTTGTCTCCTTGTGTTACAATCGCATGCCTTCGCGGAGGCAAACACCCTTAACTGAGAAACCTGGGATGTGAATGCTTGTGCTGGCCACAGCCCAGGTCGAGGTCATCTAAATGTTTCATTCTTTGTCCCAGAGGATAGAGAGATTTGTTTTTCGACACCGGGAGTCGTCATTCGTCTCTGTATTGTCGAATGCCGTTTGTGATGTGGTCTCCTGTGTTTGCGCAGGTTGCGTCATCGGTTTTGCAGGGG
This portion of the Toxoplasma gondii ME49 chromosome III, whole genome shotgun sequence genome encodes:
- a CDS encoding valyl-tRNA synthetase (encoded by transcript TGME49_253290), with product MPTRHDRTVGETRRPFSSPGESFFLHDTAQPSTSCASRGFPSRSASALSILRDEMVTKKNLDGLMAASYQPGDVEKDWYAWWEQENFFSPTSLSLHQRQVYSGSLPVPVSSELAATTKKENQFVMVIPPPNVTGSLHIGHTLTVAIEDSLARWNRMNGKIVLWVPGADHAGIATQSVVERALLKEGAPSRHELGREAFLRKVWDWKRRYGDTICDQLRRVGSSVSWPHFSFTLDEKLSRAVVEAFVRMYDAGLIYREERLVSWSPYLKTAISDVEVDVEEIDKPKKVTIPGFEYPVEVGYLWHFSYEVEGGGRLEVATTRIETMLGDVAVAVNPTDERYSNLVGKRLIHPFFREREMRVVADDHVVSTFGTGAVKITPAHDKNDYAIAKRHNLPCISIFTLDGKIGPEGGPFAGQHRFECRFKIQQALKDLGLLGEKVPNTHAMQLPRCSRSGDIIEYMLIPQWWCSCKDMADRSVKAVRNGDLKIVPAFHEDVWYHWLENIKDWCISRQLWWGHRIPAYRVTKPEQQEETWVVGRSHQEALERAGAKLGIQALSTISLEQDEDVLDTWFSSGLFPFSVFGWPDNTEDIQAFFPTSLLETGHDILFFWVARMVMMSLQLTDKLPFDTVFLHAMVRDAHGQKMSKSKGNVIDPLEVISGISLQDLQAKLHKGNLPEKEIKRAEEVLKKEFPKGIEACGCDALRLGLLAYTRQGRNVNLDLNRVVGYRHFCNKLWNATKFAMDKFEAASQLLECGTEGAVNGHEVKPFRPGGIFMGGVGISRGAQELTGCTGVKYDQLEWVDRWILHRLSVTCAEVKKAFEEYAFSEVVTAIFNFFLYDFCDYYLELSKQRLTVRSVEQKTADTTGSSSRYIRSLCALEVLHVCLDRGLRLLHPLCPFITEELFQRLPGYETKPTSICIADYPQPIMQWTDYKLDDEMELFKSVVSHFRSLIAALDIPPKIKPVGYVMITDVAQKYNENASSASLRSFISAREGDLAAMAKMSKISVRAPDQNAPDCCVSDVVCGSVSIFLSVEDGVNLAQTLEKMNKKKANLEKMIQGYEKKEAMPAYEEKVPADVREQNAVRKGELQEELKMLLQAVENMKRLAGQ